A single window of Fervidicoccus fontis Kam940 DNA harbors:
- a CDS encoding ATP-binding protein, with translation MLYELEPRIGSGPFSYKLFGPRFTLCTVNDGKELRLFLETASSLETLRAFFGVEKASLRDVMGIFGRELWVGDARVKREEDFFLSEVFVLDIAGLVNSLEFRGGICTGMSRDPELKKLFFRRASSLQNRASRYRSGELSIKAQEVRRRIPNVLLGKLLALAESKKGLMELERLLEASSSVPLRFVNKRVKDEEALGKALDPPNLGGFWGIIFGERNEIIWDEENFGEVIKLPDPSLHRISFVRGSPLPSLIPMRMGKGSFRIGKLEDGREFRLSVEDLYRHAYLIGQTGSGKTTFLKLLVHRIHEIGEASVIVIDPHGDMTVELKREIPHAKFFHPTRAPFSMNPLELPRAESRDHAITLATDILLKVFKEVLNLTDYAVNVKYMLQVILRTLYQEKEEPTMADLYHAILGLYEGTYVLDVKDIRWKQSVEALQRMREQTFISALSRLEAYANDPLLQKLTGKTSINIEEIMKPGSLSLFSLPKAELGENVTRLTASTIVMKLWFEALARARLQKKRTPVFLMIDEFQFVADLPIIETILSEARKYGLHLIVAHQHTKQIPDDLLQSILTNCGVKVAFVVGGEDLSKLGRMDASFAESLSKALTGLRVGKAVVKMTARAGEQQPPPAVVEIDGD, from the coding sequence TTGCTCTATGAGCTTGAGCCAAGGATAGGTTCAGGGCCCTTCAGCTATAAGCTCTTCGGACCTAGATTCACTCTCTGCACTGTGAACGATGGAAAAGAGCTGAGGCTGTTTCTGGAGACGGCTTCAAGCCTTGAGACGCTGAGAGCATTCTTCGGAGTGGAGAAGGCAAGCCTCAGAGATGTCATGGGGATCTTTGGGAGAGAGCTCTGGGTAGGGGATGCCAGGGTGAAGCGAGAAGAGGACTTCTTCCTTTCCGAGGTCTTCGTTTTAGATATCGCGGGGCTGGTCAACTCTCTCGAATTCAGAGGAGGGATATGCACTGGAATGTCGAGGGATCCAGAGCTTAAGAAGCTTTTCTTCAGAAGGGCGAGCTCCCTACAAAACAGGGCCTCGAGGTACAGGAGCGGGGAACTCAGCATAAAGGCGCAAGAGGTGAGGAGGAGGATACCCAATGTCTTGCTCGGGAAGCTCCTGGCCCTCGCGGAAAGCAAAAAGGGGCTCATGGAGCTGGAAAGGCTCTTGGAAGCATCATCTTCCGTTCCTTTGAGATTCGTCAACAAGAGGGTGAAGGATGAGGAAGCTCTAGGGAAAGCCCTGGATCCTCCAAATTTGGGAGGATTCTGGGGAATAATTTTCGGAGAGAGGAACGAGATAATCTGGGACGAGGAGAACTTTGGAGAAGTGATCAAGCTGCCGGATCCCTCACTGCACAGGATAAGCTTCGTCAGGGGATCACCGCTCCCCTCTCTGATCCCTATGAGGATGGGGAAGGGGAGCTTCAGGATTGGGAAGCTGGAGGATGGGAGGGAGTTCAGGCTGAGCGTTGAGGATCTCTACAGGCACGCCTACTTGATAGGGCAGACGGGATCGGGTAAAACCACCTTCCTCAAGCTCCTGGTTCACAGGATCCACGAGATCGGAGAAGCTTCGGTTATAGTCATAGATCCCCACGGAGATATGACTGTGGAGCTGAAGCGAGAGATCCCCCATGCGAAATTCTTCCATCCCACGAGAGCTCCCTTTTCAATGAATCCTCTGGAGCTCCCGAGAGCTGAGAGCAGGGACCACGCCATAACATTGGCTACGGACATCTTGCTCAAAGTCTTCAAGGAAGTTCTGAATTTAACCGATTACGCTGTAAATGTTAAGTACATGCTCCAGGTCATTTTGAGGACTCTGTATCAAGAAAAGGAAGAGCCGACGATGGCAGATCTATATCATGCTATCCTGGGTCTCTATGAAGGAACCTATGTGCTCGATGTGAAGGATATCAGGTGGAAGCAGAGCGTCGAAGCATTGCAGAGGATGAGGGAGCAGACGTTCATTTCCGCACTCTCGAGGCTGGAAGCTTACGCGAATGATCCCTTGCTTCAAAAGCTCACAGGTAAAACGAGCATAAATATAGAGGAAATAATGAAGCCTGGCTCTCTATCGCTCTTCTCTCTTCCAAAGGCCGAGCTCGGAGAAAACGTCACGAGACTCACAGCATCAACAATTGTCATGAAGCTCTGGTTCGAAGCTCTAGCTAGGGCGAGGCTCCAGAAAAAGAGAACACCAGTTTTCCTCATGATAGATGAGTTTCAGTTTGTCGCGGATTTGCCTATCATAGAAACTATCCTGAGCGAAGCAAGAAAATACGGCCTGCATTTGATAGTTGCACACCAGCACACGAAACAGATCCCCGATGACCTCCTGCAGAGCATTTTGACGAACTGTGGAGTGAAGGTTGCATTCGTGGTTGGAGGAGAGGACTTGAGTAAGTTGGGAAGGATGGATGCATCCTTTGCCGAGAGCCTGAGCAAAGCTCTGACTGGTTTGAGGGTAGGGAAGGCTGTGGTGAAGATGACCGCGAGAGCGGGGGAGCAACAGCCTCCACCAGCAGTCGTTGAGATCGACGGTGATTGA
- a CDS encoding molybdenum cofactor biosynthesis protein MoaE encodes MGESYNPCTDPPPILKAECFQGRTAEHLTFERAFEIIRWISRATSPHGSGGLSIFLGTVKGRAEGHRVERLIYESYEPYASQALDSIAKSFSSDKEVLSLIIVQSIGELRPGDPTILVASSATSRKKAFDSAKEALERAKFEPPVFKLEVREDGEYWISGDGKRYRRESK; translated from the coding sequence ATGGGAGAGAGCTACAATCCGTGCACTGATCCTCCTCCAATCCTCAAGGCAGAGTGCTTCCAGGGTAGGACTGCAGAGCACCTGACATTTGAGCGGGCTTTTGAAATTATAAGGTGGATCTCTCGTGCAACGAGCCCGCATGGCTCTGGAGGCCTTTCAATATTTCTGGGAACGGTTAAGGGCAGAGCTGAGGGACATAGAGTTGAGAGATTGATTTATGAATCATATGAGCCCTACGCCTCCCAAGCTCTCGATTCAATAGCGAAGAGCTTCTCCTCAGACAAGGAGGTCCTCTCCCTAATAATAGTTCAGAGCATAGGCGAGCTCCGTCCCGGGGATCCGACGATACTTGTAGCATCTTCCGCGACTTCCAGGAAAAAGGCCTTCGATTCCGCGAAGGAGGCCCTAGAGAGGGCGAAGTTTGAGCCTCCAGTATTTAAGCTTGAAGTTAGAGAAGATGGAGAGTACTGGATAAGCGGGGATGGAAAAAGATATAGAAGAGAAAGTAAATAA
- a CDS encoding MoaD/ThiS family protein: MKIRIRAFGLVKDLTGWDEKEEEVEDDLSVGELMRRIEFYYMKGARSEGLIVLVNGKRAPENQALKEGDEVAIIPPPSGG; this comes from the coding sequence TTGAAGATCAGGATTAGAGCTTTCGGCTTGGTGAAGGATCTGACCGGGTGGGATGAGAAGGAGGAAGAGGTTGAGGATGATCTGAGCGTTGGGGAGCTCATGAGGAGAATTGAATTCTACTATATGAAGGGTGCGAGGAGCGAGGGGCTTATCGTTCTTGTGAACGGGAAGAGGGCCCCGGAGAATCAAGCTTTAAAGGAGGGGGACGAGGTAGCGATAATACCTCCCCCATCAGGAGGCTAG
- a CDS encoding ATP-dependent helicase, with protein sequence MRKSDLEEVLRPYTLEWFRWSFGDFTEPQKRAIPLIKRGENVLISSPTGTGKTLAAFLGIIDALYALSEEKKLENEIYVLYVSPLRALNNDIRRNLIEPLEGIKKIAREKYGVELEDIKASIRTSDTPQNERQIMLRKPPHILITTPESLALILVAPKFRERLRSIRWVIIDEIHEIASSKRGSNLSILLERLQELAEREVQRIGLSATISPLEKIARFLGGYGDDGKPRSVKIVDARFKKPFDIRVLVPVKDMIYASEEELSDGIYSKIAELVLSHKSTLIFTNTRSATERVVFKLKKVLAEKNLVGLDDIGAHHSSLSRDIRLDVEERLKRGELRVVVSSTSLELGIDIGYIDLVLLLSSPKSVSRLLQRVGRAGHRLHEVSEGRIITVDRDDLVECSVLADAARKRLIDKTKIPEAPLDVLAQNIVAMSLEKKWRVEDAYRVVKRTYPYHKLKYEDFLSVVKFLGGDEKRLEEQKVYRKIWYDPEENAFGKKRSTRMIFNLNQGTIPDEAKIKVFLKGRKYIGDLDEGFAQILSPGDVFVLGGKTYVFKKLTGLKMFVDSAEGQRPTVPSWFSEMLPLSFDSALLVGKFRRHVKELLEKYGFDLNKASKDIADEMMLDEDAAREVARYISEQYAFTSGIVASDRLVHIEIYDDERGRNIIFHSLFGRKANDALSRAYAYALSEQSGTAVRVTVSDNAFMLTLPGRPEVDVSTLVKSVNSKNVEDLLTKSIYNTEMMKRIFRQCAQRSFMILRNYRGWEKSPNKLQLSAQTILDALKEDSENPVVKETVREIIHDHMDVDAAKEVLKRIEDGEIEVEITGPSEVPSPFAHHIIAIGYQDIVLMEDRRRLLLSLYEKVRKYIENNEKMRDNLAFSSS encoded by the coding sequence ATGAGGAAAAGCGATCTCGAAGAGGTCTTGAGGCCTTACACTTTAGAGTGGTTCAGGTGGTCATTTGGAGATTTCACTGAGCCTCAGAAGAGGGCAATACCCCTGATCAAAAGAGGAGAGAATGTGCTCATCTCGTCACCAACAGGAACTGGGAAGACGCTGGCTGCATTTTTGGGAATAATAGATGCCCTCTACGCGCTCTCAGAGGAGAAGAAGCTCGAAAATGAGATCTATGTTCTCTACGTCTCACCGCTGAGGGCTCTTAACAATGACATCAGGAGGAATCTCATAGAGCCTTTGGAGGGGATAAAGAAAATAGCGAGGGAGAAGTACGGAGTGGAGCTTGAGGACATAAAGGCCTCAATAAGGACGAGCGACACCCCTCAGAACGAGAGGCAGATAATGCTCAGGAAGCCACCCCACATCTTAATAACGACCCCAGAGAGCCTCGCTTTAATACTGGTAGCCCCTAAGTTCAGGGAGAGGCTCAGGAGCATAAGGTGGGTTATAATAGACGAGATCCACGAGATCGCCTCATCGAAGAGGGGGAGCAACCTTTCAATACTTTTAGAGAGGCTTCAGGAGCTCGCTGAAAGGGAAGTTCAGAGGATAGGGCTCAGCGCTACTATATCCCCCCTTGAGAAGATTGCGAGGTTCCTCGGAGGATACGGAGATGATGGGAAGCCGAGAAGCGTGAAGATAGTAGATGCGAGGTTCAAGAAGCCGTTCGATATAAGGGTTTTGGTTCCAGTTAAGGACATGATATATGCGAGCGAGGAGGAGCTCTCTGATGGGATATACTCTAAGATAGCGGAGCTCGTCCTCTCTCACAAGTCCACACTGATATTCACGAACACGAGGAGCGCTACAGAGAGGGTGGTCTTCAAGCTTAAGAAGGTCCTAGCTGAGAAGAACCTTGTCGGCCTGGATGATATAGGGGCGCATCACAGCAGCTTGAGCAGAGATATAAGGCTCGACGTGGAGGAGAGGCTCAAGAGGGGGGAGCTCAGGGTGGTCGTCTCGAGCACCTCCCTTGAGCTCGGAATAGATATAGGATATATAGACCTCGTGCTCTTGCTCAGTAGCCCTAAGTCGGTGAGCAGACTGCTTCAAAGGGTTGGGAGAGCGGGGCACAGGCTTCACGAGGTCAGCGAGGGAAGGATAATAACTGTTGATAGGGATGATCTGGTGGAGTGCTCAGTGCTTGCTGATGCTGCAAGGAAGAGGCTCATAGACAAGACGAAGATCCCCGAGGCCCCCCTAGACGTATTGGCTCAGAACATCGTTGCAATGAGCTTAGAGAAGAAGTGGAGGGTTGAGGATGCGTACAGAGTTGTGAAGAGAACTTATCCGTACCACAAGCTTAAGTACGAGGACTTCCTCTCAGTTGTGAAGTTCCTAGGTGGGGATGAGAAGAGGCTAGAGGAGCAGAAGGTATACAGGAAGATCTGGTACGATCCTGAGGAAAACGCTTTCGGGAAGAAGAGGAGCACGAGAATGATATTCAATCTGAATCAGGGGACGATTCCTGATGAGGCTAAGATAAAGGTATTCCTCAAGGGGAGGAAGTACATAGGGGATCTTGACGAGGGCTTCGCCCAGATCCTCTCTCCTGGCGACGTCTTCGTGCTAGGAGGAAAGACATACGTCTTCAAGAAGCTGACGGGCTTGAAGATGTTCGTGGACTCGGCGGAAGGCCAGAGACCTACAGTTCCATCATGGTTCAGCGAGATGCTACCCCTATCATTCGACTCAGCTCTATTAGTTGGGAAGTTCAGGAGGCATGTGAAAGAGCTTCTTGAGAAGTACGGATTCGACCTGAATAAGGCTTCTAAGGATATAGCTGATGAGATGATGCTAGATGAGGATGCTGCAAGAGAAGTAGCGAGATATATTAGCGAGCAATATGCCTTTACCTCGGGAATAGTTGCGAGCGATAGGCTCGTGCATATAGAGATCTACGATGATGAGAGGGGGAGGAACATCATATTTCACTCCCTCTTCGGTAGGAAGGCGAACGATGCCCTTTCGAGGGCTTATGCTTATGCGCTTTCAGAGCAATCCGGAACCGCAGTTAGGGTCACAGTCTCAGATAACGCATTCATGCTCACCCTCCCGGGGAGGCCTGAGGTTGATGTGTCGACCTTGGTGAAGAGTGTGAACTCGAAGAACGTCGAGGATCTCCTCACAAAGAGCATATACAATACTGAGATGATGAAGAGGATATTCAGGCAATGCGCGCAGCGTAGCTTCATGATACTGAGGAACTACAGGGGGTGGGAGAAGTCCCCGAATAAGCTTCAGCTCAGCGCCCAGACGATACTAGATGCATTGAAAGAAGATAGCGAGAATCCTGTAGTGAAGGAAACTGTAAGGGAGATAATACATGACCACATGGATGTGGATGCTGCAAAGGAGGTTTTGAAGCGGATCGAGGACGGAGAAATAGAGGTTGAAATTACTGGCCCATCAGAGGTTCCGAGCCCGTTTGCCCATCACATAATTGCAATAGGATACCAGGACATAGTATTGATGGAGGACAGGAGGAGACTGCTACTGTCGTTATATGAAAAGGTAAGGAAGTACATCGAAAATAATGAGAAAATGAGAGATAACCTGGCTTTTTCCTCTTCCTAG
- a CDS encoding CBS domain-containing protein produces the protein MSKKFGNFTIESIMSSPPVVVHKETSVHEAARIMFNNRIGSVLVVEDDGRLIGILTERDLVYLVASDKLHTASEMKVWHLMTENPITVKANETIGDALSKMKEVNIRHLPVVNDEGKPIGIVSMRDILDYIISFLDLSFH, from the coding sequence ATGAGCAAAAAGTTCGGCAACTTTACTATAGAATCTATAATGAGTAGCCCCCCCGTGGTTGTCCACAAGGAAACCTCGGTTCATGAGGCTGCGAGGATAATGTTCAATAACAGGATAGGAAGCGTTTTAGTTGTAGAAGATGATGGTAGGCTCATAGGAATCCTTACGGAGAGGGACCTTGTTTACCTAGTTGCTTCCGATAAGCTCCACACGGCGAGCGAAATGAAGGTCTGGCACCTGATGACTGAGAACCCGATCACGGTGAAGGCAAACGAGACCATCGGAGATGCTCTTTCGAAAATGAAGGAAGTGAACATAAGGCACTTACCCGTAGTAAACGACGAGGGAAAGCCCATAGGCATCGTTTCAATGAGGGACATTTTAGACTATATAATAAGCTTTCTGGATCTATCCTTCCATTAG
- a CDS encoding FAD-dependent oxidoreductase: MKFLKCKAEEIAKEKNKIVSIIGGGPAGLSAAGYLVCKGYEIHVYDVHPELGGLMMFGIPEERLKKDGIRNGVKELISTGMVRAHLKTMVGEKVPLKEIIRSSDATLISTGTLKTKRMNVRCENAENVYPSVEWLIDYHLEKFGYQKLFNIRTYVKEPVGVIGAGFTAADAAFISSTAFKAKTFIFYRRTKKDAPMGANDIKMLEERGVLFYELLSPREVLCKNGVAEGMSFYVTEMRGSGRSAELIVHEDKVQTYYLNTIINAIGPIPTPPIDVGEAGIKLNSNGTIAANEKFETSVKGVFAAGDVKHGPSQIGPAVKSGLDAALKIEEFLEKK; the protein is encoded by the coding sequence TTGAAGTTCTTAAAGTGTAAAGCAGAAGAAATAGCAAAGGAAAAGAATAAAATAGTTTCAATAATTGGCGGAGGGCCTGCAGGATTAAGCGCAGCAGGGTATTTAGTTTGCAAGGGATACGAGATACACGTCTATGACGTTCATCCTGAGCTTGGAGGCCTCATGATGTTTGGGATACCGGAGGAAAGGCTGAAAAAGGACGGCATTAGGAACGGGGTTAAGGAGCTGATTTCCACTGGAATGGTGAGAGCACACCTCAAGACAATGGTCGGGGAGAAGGTCCCCCTTAAAGAGATAATAAGAAGCTCAGACGCAACTCTTATCTCAACAGGTACTCTAAAGACGAAGAGGATGAATGTGAGATGTGAAAATGCGGAGAATGTTTACCCATCGGTGGAGTGGCTCATAGATTACCATCTCGAGAAGTTCGGATATCAAAAGCTTTTCAACATAAGGACCTATGTAAAGGAGCCTGTAGGTGTCATAGGCGCAGGGTTTACTGCTGCAGATGCAGCCTTCATTTCAAGCACAGCTTTTAAGGCAAAAACCTTTATCTTTTACAGAAGGACGAAAAAAGATGCCCCTATGGGGGCCAATGACATAAAGATGCTCGAGGAGAGGGGCGTTTTATTTTACGAGCTGCTATCACCTAGGGAAGTCTTATGCAAAAACGGAGTTGCTGAAGGAATGAGCTTCTACGTCACTGAGATGAGGGGAAGCGGCAGGAGCGCTGAGCTCATAGTACATGAAGATAAGGTTCAGACCTATTACCTGAACACGATCATAAATGCAATTGGCCCTATTCCCACCCCTCCAATAGATGTTGGAGAGGCTGGAATAAAACTGAACAGCAATGGAACTATAGCTGCAAACGAAAAGTTTGAGACGAGCGTTAAAGGGGTATTTGCGGCGGGAGATGTAAAGCACGGACCTTCCCAGATAGGGCCCGCAGTAAAGAGCGGGCTTGATGCCGCATTGAAGATAGAGGAGTTCCTGGAGAAAAAATAA
- a CDS encoding GIY-YIG nuclease family protein has product MRELKYEQKEGNSELRSPLNTCGEKGYYVLFLKCTRDVNVKIKDRGEFYFKRGYYAYIGSSFIRGGIQARLRHHLKKKKKKFWHIDFLTSNESFTIAGYICLSSQKRGLEAELAEAAEEYCEPYIKGFGATDTKDAGHLFFIGEDVFEFLYHFMKGLFA; this is encoded by the coding sequence ATGAGGGAGCTCAAATATGAACAAAAAGAGGGCAATTCTGAATTGAGAAGTCCCCTCAATACGTGCGGAGAAAAGGGATACTATGTTCTGTTTTTAAAGTGCACAAGGGATGTGAATGTGAAAATTAAAGATCGCGGCGAGTTCTATTTTAAGAGGGGGTATTACGCGTATATCGGCTCTTCGTTTATCAGAGGGGGAATACAAGCGAGGCTTAGGCACCACCTAAAAAAGAAGAAAAAGAAGTTTTGGCACATCGATTTCTTGACATCGAACGAGAGCTTTACAATAGCAGGATACATATGCCTATCTTCCCAGAAAAGGGGGCTTGAGGCTGAGCTCGCGGAAGCTGCTGAAGAGTATTGTGAACCGTACATAAAAGGCTTTGGGGCTACAGACACAAAGGATGCGGGGCACCTATTTTTCATTGGTGAGGATGTATTTGAATTTTTGTATCATTTCATGAAAGGTCTCTTTGCTTAG